Part of the Cupriavidus basilensis genome is shown below.
CGGGTGGATGATGGCTCGGCGCTGGTGGAGACCGCCGGGCAAGCCATGGATGAGATCGTGGAAGCGGTCAAGCGCGTGACCGACCTGATGGGAGAGATGCGCGCCGCCACCGAAGAGCAGACCGGCGGCATCGAGCAAGTCAACCAGGCCGTGACGCAGATGGACCAGATGGCGCAGCAGAACGCCGCGCTGGTGGAGCAGGCAGCCGCCGCGGCCGCCTCCCTCGAAGACCAGGCAGATGCGCTGCACCGCGCCGTTGGCACGTTCCGGCTGGCGGGCGCCTGAGATCCGCATAGTGCAGTAACCAGCGGCGCCCCGAAGCTTGGCATGGCGGGCGCCGCCATCGCGCGCTTGACTGCGCGCTTCGCGTGCGCCGGGGACTTTCCCCGCTTGCCCGGCGCACGTTTTCTTCTTCCGCGTCCCCTCCCGGTGTTTCCTTCCACGCTTGTGTGCAACTGGCGGCCGCGCCGCCCGCGAAGCCCTTCCGAAATAAGTTGAAAATTTTCCTTGTAATGAGATTAATTCCCATTTACGATGGCTTCACTGACTGACGCAGGCAAGCAAGACGAACCCGGCGCCAGGCACCAGAACACAGCAGGGCCAGCGGCAAGTTCGCGGCAACCAGAATTTTGAGAGGCCGCAACGCGGCATCCATTACCGTCTTTTGTGGGGACCGCTCCGTACCGCGGAGCGTTTGGCAGTAGCCAGTCGCCGGAGGATCGGGAAAGCAACCAGACCCCGCTTTCCCGATCGGCTCTTCGGCCGACAAGCCAAGCCATTTTTTTATTCCGCAAGCCGTGCGCCACGGCTTGCAGCAGCGGGCGGCCTTCCTTTCAGGATGCCGCCCGCTGCACGCCTACGGTTGGAATCGCGAACGCCCGCCCAATGCGCGTGACGGCGCGGCCGGCCCGGACACCTTCATTTCCGATCGATGCGCCCCGTGCGGGCGCCAACCCGCAGCATGCTGATGCCTCCCGACAGTACCGAACCCATCGACCTCAAGCGTGCCGGACTCAAGGCAACGTCGCCGCGCGTTCGCGTGCTGGAAGTCTTCCGTGCCAGCCTGCGGCGCCACCTCAGTGCCGAAGACGTCTACCGCATCCTGCTGGCCCAGGAAGTCGACGCCGGCTTGTCGACGATCTACCGCGTGCTCAACCAGCTGGTGCAGGCCAACATCCTGTTGCGCCTCAGCTTCGAAGCCGATCACGCGGTGTTCGAACTCAACGAAGGCGGCCACCACGACCACCTGATCTGCGTGGCCTGCGGCCGCGTGGAAGAATTCCGCGACGAAGCCATCGAAATCCGCCAGCGCGAAGTGGCAAGCGCCAATGCCTTCGTGCTGCGCGAGCACATGCTGGTGCTATACGGCCTTTGCCCTGGGTGCCGGGCCGACAAATCCATCAACTGATAGGGCCTTTGTTCCACCGCCCCCATTGCCGGAACCACGGCCTCGCCCGTCCCCGCCCGCCGCGGGTGCCGGTGCGCAACCGGAGTCCATCATGGATCGCCAGACCAAGCCCCTGACCGAACTCAAGCGCCTGCTCAACGATTGCCTGCATGCGCAACTCGGCTGCCAGGGCTGCCAGCTGCACGCCGTGTGCGTGCACCGGCCGGACCACACGGGGTGCAACTGGAGCGCGGAGGTCGATTTCCCCGGGACGAGCGAGGAAGAAGCGATACGGAGCTTGCCGCTGGCACGCCGGGTGGTCGTGATGGTCAGGGAGCGCTTCAATGTCGAGCGGATGAACATGGGCGAACCGGGCTTGAGCCTGGCTTAAGCCCGGCTCAAGCCCCCGGCACCGTTCACGCGGGCAGGCGGCACTTGCGTTCAAGCACATGGGTGAGCATTTTCCATCCTGCCAAATCCCCCCACCCCCTCCCCCTCCAGTTAAAATCCGGCGCTAGCCTCCGCGCGCAGCGCGGCCCCACTCAAACCCGCTCCGCGTCAAAATGCCCATCCCCTTCGCGCCCCGCCGCGCACTTCTGGCTCTAGCCCTCACCCTGGGCGCCACAGCCGCCTGGGCAGCGCCTGACGTGCCGGCCACCACCGCGCCCGCCAGTAACTGGAAGATCTCTGCCGGCCCGGGCTTGTACGCCGCGCCGGATTTCCCCGGCTCGCGCAGCACGCTTGCTTATCCGATCATCTACCAGGACATCGACTACGGCGGCCGCTTCTTCTCGCGCGGCTTCGACCTGCTCGGGGTCTACGCGCTCAACAACGATATCTGGCAGATCGGCGCCGACTTCCAGTTCGACCCGACCTGGCGCAAAAGCAAGAATGACAGCCGGCTCAGAGGCCTGGGCGACGTCAACATGACCATGCGGGCGCGCGCATTCGCGCAGGCGCAGGTGTCGTTCGTGACGTTCTCGGCGGATGTGGCGCAGGATATCGCTGGCCAGGGCCAGGGCCTGATTGCGAATGGCGATGTGCTGTTCAGCCTGCCAGCCGGTAAGTGGCTATTCACATTGGGGCCAGGAGTGACCTGGACCAACGGCAAGTACATGCAGACGTTCTTCGGCGTCACGGCGGAGCAGAGCGCGCGTTCCGGCCTGCAGACGCATGCCGTGGGTGCTGGCCTGCGCGAGTGGCATGCGAACGGCATCGTCAGCTACGAGATCTCGCGCAACTGGTCCGCGCTGGCCTCCGTGACCTTTGCCCGGCTGCAGGGCGACGCGGCCAGCAGCCCGATCACCGAGCGGCGCCAGCAATGGACCACCATGGGCGCCGTGACCTACCGTTTCCGCTAAGCGCGGGCAGCACGGGTAGCGCAGGTAGCGCGAGGTAGCGAGAGGCAGGCTGGATGGGCGGGATGGCCAGATGGCCGGGCCTTCCGCCGTCAGGGCCGGCCCGGCCCCGACGCCACCGCATTCGCGCTCGCGCTCGCAGCCGGGGCGGCGGGCCGCAGCACCAGCCAGACGGCCATCCCGATCAGCGCTCCGCCGGCGGCGTGTGCCCACGACAACTGTTCGCCAAGGAAGATGGCGCCCCAGACGATGCCGAACGGGGGGATCAGGAAGGTCACGGTCAGCGAGCGAACCGGACCCAGGTCGGCAATCAGCCGGTAGTACAGGATGTACGCAATCGCCGTGCAAAGCATCCCCACCCCGAGCATCGCCATCCACACGCCCGGGCCGGCCGCCGGCAGCGTGTTTTCGCGCATCAGTGCAACCGCGCTGAACGGCAGCAGGAACAGGGTGGCGCCAATCATGCTGCCCGTTGCCACCAGGCGGGCGTCCAGACCGCCCTGCGCG
Proteins encoded:
- a CDS encoding MipA/OmpV family protein, whose protein sequence is MPIPFAPRRALLALALTLGATAAWAAPDVPATTAPASNWKISAGPGLYAAPDFPGSRSTLAYPIIYQDIDYGGRFFSRGFDLLGVYALNNDIWQIGADFQFDPTWRKSKNDSRLRGLGDVNMTMRARAFAQAQVSFVTFSADVAQDIAGQGQGLIANGDVLFSLPAGKWLFTLGPGVTWTNGKYMQTFFGVTAEQSARSGLQTHAVGAGLREWHANGIVSYEISRNWSALASVTFARLQGDAASSPITERRQQWTTMGAVTYRFR
- the fur gene encoding ferric iron uptake transcriptional regulator, producing MLMPPDSTEPIDLKRAGLKATSPRVRVLEVFRASLRRHLSAEDVYRILLAQEVDAGLSTIYRVLNQLVQANILLRLSFEADHAVFELNEGGHHDHLICVACGRVEEFRDEAIEIRQREVASANAFVLREHMLVLYGLCPGCRADKSIN